A window of Photobacterium sp. GJ3 contains these coding sequences:
- a CDS encoding YitT family protein: MKHRGHSRKENLIAILTGTFIVAQGVFFLQQAQLLTGGTTGLALLLTHFVDFSFGQLYFVMNIPFYIMAWFRMNRSFALTSICCGGLVSLITDNLHRVVEISHFDPVYCAVIGGLLMGLGMLILFRHNTSLGGFNVLVLFLQEKFGISAGKLQMGIDISILVGSFFLMTPTILMLSLLGAVMLNLVLAMNHKPGRYNDGRTLSDPAVGDS; this comes from the coding sequence TTGAAACACCGCGGTCATTCTCGCAAGGAAAACCTAATCGCCATTCTTACGGGCACATTCATCGTCGCACAAGGCGTTTTTTTCTTACAACAGGCACAGTTACTGACAGGCGGCACCACAGGCCTGGCATTGCTGCTCACACATTTTGTAGACTTCAGTTTCGGGCAGCTGTACTTCGTCATGAATATTCCTTTTTACATCATGGCCTGGTTCCGGATGAACCGGAGTTTCGCCCTGACCAGCATTTGCTGTGGCGGACTGGTCTCGCTCATTACGGACAATCTGCATCGTGTGGTGGAAATCAGTCACTTTGATCCGGTGTACTGCGCCGTGATTGGCGGATTACTGATGGGCTTGGGGATGCTGATCCTGTTCAGACACAACACCAGTCTGGGCGGATTTAACGTGCTGGTACTGTTTCTGCAGGAAAAGTTCGGGATTTCAGCAGGGAAACTTCAGATGGGAATCGATATCAGCATTCTGGTGGGCTCATTCTTCCTGATGACGCCAACCATTCTGATGCTGTCTTTACTGGGTGCGGTGATGCTCAATCTGGTCCTGGCAATGAATCATAAGCCGGGGCGGTATAACGACGGCAGAACCCTATCTGATCCTGCCGTCGGGGACAGCTGA
- the glnB gene encoding nitrogen regulatory protein P-II, which translates to MKKIEAIIKPFKLDDVREALAEVGITGMTVSEVKGFGRQKGHTELYRGAEYMVDFLPKVKLEIVVSDDVAEQCVDTIIETAQTGKIGDGKIFMFDIERVVRIRTGEEDEDAI; encoded by the coding sequence ATGAAAAAAATCGAAGCCATTATTAAGCCATTCAAACTGGATGATGTGCGTGAGGCCCTGGCAGAGGTGGGAATCACAGGGATGACAGTGTCAGAAGTCAAAGGGTTTGGACGTCAGAAAGGTCATACCGAGCTGTATCGTGGTGCGGAGTACATGGTCGACTTTCTGCCGAAGGTGAAGCTGGAAATTGTCGTCAGCGATGATGTGGCAGAGCAATGCGTTGATACCATTATCGAAACGGCACAAACCGGTAAAATTGGTGACGGTAAGATCTTCATGTTCGACATTGAACGTGTGGTTCGTATCCGTACCGGTGAAGAAGACGAAGACGCGATCTGA